cttgttcgttcaagcgctgctagaaccactgaacgtcaaaatcaaacatattttctcaacaagaaatgttaatttagatcttaagatagaatttgagaatatttatccctctaacgcaaagaaaatgccatttcaatatttaaatgatcggctgcaggattgcttggcacatgtgaacatgaacaacataattgcgactgatgcatccgtatcaaatgaaaaggctggggcaggtatcttctcacgttcccttgactggtccttttcggttagactcccagattacacaccaatattcatagcagaattatttgctattgtactggctctacggaaacttcctttgggcgaatcggaagcagttgtaattacagattctttttcagtatgtgctgctctgtcttcaggagccaacttaacacttatgcacatgtttcgacaactcgtaccgacaaacttgaaaaaactgcagctcttatgggtaccaggccatcctggcatatatctcaatgagatggcggatgcactagccacagtatctcttagcggtccccttatcccgatttaGCCTGATACGGCTTAttcgacagcaataaggtttagaaacctctgtctgcatgaatacgactgctactcattgggtaattatcgagatttcgcacatctaagatgccgctggaatagacagtggtgtgcaacacggcacttggaagttacttttacaggattgcgttgcagaattccgcaactgaattattatttgcataaagttggtctgaaggcgtcacctttatgtcagacttgcgaagaaatagaaacgatagatcacttttttttgttctgtcgccgatattctcatcagcggatgCGGATgcagatacctggtagctccacttgaaaaattgggattagaattgaatgtggcagtaattttgttgtttcgcagcattaaattcggttatagccacagggacctctgctctgcggtatttgaatacataattgaaacaaagtgattgccatgttaatctgcctatatatatatatatatatatatatatatatcattttagacccaccattacctctgtctcaaatcgcatctgatagcctgcatcgctccctgctcagatattctcctttttcgattttcggcttttctttctatattttttttcagcccaaaattacgttttgtttgaaaaccattagccttttagttaagatcctgccgcccggttcttggccgatccccctttgtggatCGGCCATGAGCCGatccacaaagggggatcggggAAAGaactttgtgggtgtgcgccagactatcaaggatcatcatcatcatcatcatcatcatcatcagttcgggcttacccaattctccagaggcgcgaccaaactgttgtgttctgggttttcggaatcggaatgacatgtgaggatgccagggggcgctgctctggcatccaggatttcaaggcgactgtaaaataaaacgagtgtgcgttgggtaaccgtggagtgcggttgttgttcctctcttcggcgcttcgcgccaacccgcgtgttcgggctggtcggcgtccgcgccggccgcgtacgtctccgtcggccgtcttcttcttctgcttcgtgggaaccagccagcccccaacacagcaatggctaCAAGCacgtgtaagaacccatttcgttctccgtgttcgtctttttcttgcttctaatggacctaccctgctaaccctagacgctctttgttcccagcaaggtggctgctgcgtgctgcgtcgcttcattccttTTTCATTCTGCTACGCCGCCCCTGTCatcttcttcaaacagtgtactggcatcattttcttctcgtctgcacctcttTATTCTTCTTGTTTGAAATGGAATCTCCtgttccacctcccctatttcttcattcgcccggagacccgccacttccgtgggcggactggaaattggtgtttcaggcctacgcagacgcggccggggaagacgccagcaagcccgagcgtcgcaaggccctgctgctcaacgcgttgggccctgccgggttaaagctcttctatactttggacgccaccaacgcgtcgccgacgccagcgtcgggcgatgccttcaagaatgctgttgctcttttcgatgagcattttaaaggtatctcgtgcgattatctcgcacgcgtaaaattccaagaaaggtgacgattgcctggcgagccagtcaccgagttcattacttctcttcgaacgctcgccgcgtcgtgcggcttcggcgcgctcgaggacgatatgatccgccatcagcttttcaccggggtagcctcgcgaaacgtccgctgccgcatgctttaaaagggctcctcgatttcTTTATCCGaggccctctcgattgcgcgagaggacgagcttattcactcccagttggagcaattcgctccgcattcagtgcagcaactttctgctgcggggggcctAGGTGGCGGCTCTTTGTTTCATGGGACGCGTCAATATGGtggcccttcatcttcgtctcggcggccaacatggacgcccgcctgcacagtccttccgtggcggccaacatggcggcctctctgcgtcgcgggggcgaggaagccggcaatatggcgaccccattccgccaaattctggttttcaggaacagcaccgagctcctaactcgcgttcgcaattttcttctccaagcgcaaccgcgcattgctttctTGCGGATCGGCGCGGCATTTAGCCAATCTTGCGCAGTGTCCCAcaagaaaccgcacttgtcttgcgtacggaaaaatcggacattttcagtccgtatgcaattcccgtccagcaaatcttcctgaaccagtttcttcgtccgctccttcgagcactgcacagaccaatacggtcactgttttaaatgtcgatggcctccacactacgtccgagcccagcatcgtagcttcagtgggccatgtgcccttgtcatttctcgtggacactggtgcctcagtctctttaatcagtgccgctgactttcatagtaatttttccaacattcggcttttgccttcacacgtcgttttacaaacatattccaaggaaacgattgataatttaggtcattttacagctcaggatggatggatggatggatggatgaatggatggatggatggatggatggatggatggatggatggatggatggatggatggatggatggatggatggatggatggatggatggatggatggatatggctgtaccctttatatcaggcggtggctagcgccaccaagctgtgatacttaatgaaccaaaaactggatttatttttttcctttaaatagtgaggttgaggattcgtacattgcagtgaagagtttaattttgaCTCGTGCCTAGACTTTAGCCACCGATCAGATAACCACAGACAGCTGGCGCCACCTATCATGATGTTGTGCAACTATTAGCGGTTGAGGAGAGCGGCTGCAACGGGGCAAGAGATGGTTGGGGCGAGCGCGAAGCGGTTCACAAGGCATCAGTTACGTAATCTCTTCGAATGGTTAATAAATCACTTGTTTGTCGTTCAATCAGTCGTGTCATCGTATGCATCAGCCCCTGACATGGCGACGAGGACCTAACGAACGTATGGCCGACGTAGAACAGAAGACGAAGTGAGAAGGTAACACTGTACGTACCGAGGCCTAACAAAAGCAAGTGCAGCCAGCGACAATGACCAGTATGGAAACCGACCACACCGAAGTTAAAAACTCCACGCTGATCGCGGACGAAGCGGCTTTTGGCTTGAATGAGCTGAAGCTTATGACGTCTCAAGGTATTTTCGAAGACAGCATCTCTCTAACTCGCTTGACACGCACGGACGCCATCGAAAACCAAACTAGGCCGAACGAAAACGCAAGTGGAACAACGGAGCTCGCGATGCTCAACACTAACTCGTTGCAAACGATGGCCCGACTTCTCGAAAAGCAGTTGGGAACACCGCCAGGCATATTGAACAACAACGCCACCAGTGCTCAGCTGCAAATAATTACGACACCAGATCTCACGGGAACGCTGCCGACCTATTCGGGAACTCAGACAACTTCGCTCAGTGGAAGACTGCCGTAGAATTAATGCGCGAGCGGTGTGCATTAACTGAGGCAGCAACAATCAACGCAGGAATCTCGTGACTTAGGGGCCGCGCAGCCGCTTGGCACCAAACTACGGGAAACCTGCACGTCGACTGGACATCATGGGTGACGGCATTAAAAGCTGAATTTGACAAGCCTCTCCTGTTCTGTCAATGGGTGGCCTACGTCGACGCAAGAGCTCAACGAGAGAACGAAAATATGACAGACTATATGTACGCACGCCTCCAACGCATCAGACGAGCCTGGtataaccctttcagccctggaatTTTTATTTTCTACACAGATTTTTTTCGTTTAGATATTTGATACCTCAAGGACTCTAGAAACTTaactaagcaaaaaaaaattcatttctgCGATTATTTACCGATTTACATCTACGTCGTCAAAACCGCACATCAGGGCTCAGTGGTTGCGAAACAGCGAAAAGTTGGTTTATTGCTATGTGAAAAGTACAATATAGTTCCAAGCACAAATTTCATCACTTATGCATATGGAATGCTCGGAAGCAGTTTCGAGACTTGGCAAGACACACATGCACCTTACATTTCTCACACATTATACGCGTTTGTCCCGTGCAACCCTCCAGCTTACATCGCTGCTCCCTGCTGTCAGAGCGAATAGGCCAGTGTCCCACCTCGTCGTATCGCACATCTCGCACAGGCCTATTTTCGGTATATTTTGCTTCTTTAGAAGGTTGCAAAGGTGAGAGCGATGGCCTTCCGCGTTTTCTCGCCTTGGGCAGGCTCTGTACTCGTGCAAGGGCTTCTGCAATACTCAGAGTGAAGTCGAGCAAGTCCAGCTGACTGGCAGACGTCAGCCCTCGTGCGACTGCATCTCTTCTGTATTCAAGCCATGCATTCACGACTGAAGCATTGATAACATGAAATATCATCCTCAGTGTCCATTTTCGTGACCGAATCTTCGTGCGGTAGAGTGCCACTAGGAAGTCGGTTTTATCAACTCCACCCATGCTGCTGTTGTACATTCTTACAACAGCAGGCCGTTTTACTTCTATGTAGCACCCATCTTTCTTGCTCCAGCGCTTTGCGGTGTCTTCATCATCGATAGCCACAAAGTTCGATGCCAGAGTCACAGCCTTGTTGTCGTACCATCGTGTGACCGCCACTTTTCCATCTTTGCTGACCACAGAAGCGGAAGAACCGCGACCTTTTTGCTTTAGATTTTTCTCTGGCTCCAGCGGGCATTTTTGACATCGGTTGACTCGAATTGTTCCTGCAGCAAATATCTTCTTATCAAGGAGCATGCGCAGCAGAGGCAGTGACGTAAAATAATTGTCAAAAAATAGCTTGTGCCCCTTGTCGCAGGGAATACGGTGAGCAAGCTGTGACACTATAGCGCCTGTCACGCCATACTGCTGTTTTAGGCTTTCGTCTAGCCTTGTTGTTGACCCCTGATAAGGCAGGGAAGAATACACAATGCCAGACTCTCCACACAGCATGAAGATTTTTACACCCCAGGGGTGTGGCTTGCCTTTCACATACTGCTTTATATCGAGCTTTCCTTTGAAGGGAACAATTTGTTCATCGATACACAATCGTTCCTCCACCTTCAAGGACCGACACCTTGCTTCAAATTTATCAAGAAGGGGTCTCACCTTCCAGAAGCGATCCTTTGGGTCCGGCAGAGACACGTCAACGATGTGCAGATTGTTCCTCAGCTTTTCGAAGCGGTTGCGTGAGAGTTCAGTGGATGCCACCAGCCTAGTCTTCATTTCCGGCTTCCAATATAACCGTAGCCTTGGGTATCGCATCACCCCCATGATCAAGTGAAGAGAAATCAGCTGTCGGATTTCCTGTTCATTTGTACCAACGCATCTCCCTTCTTGCAGTAAAGAATACTGGTTAGTTCTTTCTGCCATGTCAATGAATATGCTCTTGGGAACGTAGTGACTGAAGTAGTCCCACGGTGAGGGCATCTCTTCGTTAGTATTCAAAAAAGGAAGTTCGTCGCACTCAAAAGATGTGTCTGGCTTTACGAACTTCTTTTTAGTCCAAGCTGCTGCCGGCACCTCGCAAACATCATCCGCACTTTCCTCCTCGCTGTCAGCATGTTCTTGCTCGGGCTCCTCAAGATCATCACCGCTGTCAGAGGAATTGTCTATTTCTCCTTCTAGATCAGACAAATTACCATTGTCCAGTTCATGAAAAAGTGCATCTGTGCTTTCTTCTAAACGCCTGCCGTAGAACGAGGATGCTGGTATACCTGGATTAGGTGCAcctgtaaggaaaaaaaaagctcaatgtAGCCGGATGCCAACGCAAGTCGCCCGCCCGCCAGCACGCGATGAACAACCACAAAGCCCTGCTGTCGTCAAAACCGCACGCCGAAAAAACGCCTTTTTGCAAGTAATCCGCGCATGCAGTGACAATAATTCAAATGCCCGTGTTATGGGCTATCTGTTTAGATATTATAAGAAAAATTACAACTTGAAATATGAAGCGGTTCATGAattacaaaagaaagaaaagcgcacgTACCTGCCGATGCGTCTGCCATGTTTGTTGttgtcatttcttcttcttccttcaaCGCTCCTCTGCGGGATCACATGACTAATGATGGCGATGGCACTAGCACTTCCAattgtacaacgaaaaagaaaacgagcagTTTCGGTTCTGTTTTCACGTTGAAAATGAAGTTTTTGAGTCGTGTCGTCATTTGACgacgccagggccgaaagggatAAACTGTTCGATAACGATGTGGTCGATTGGCTCATACAGGGAGTACGGTCAACAAGCGTAAAAACCATGTTAGGAGCTTTTCACAACCTGCGATGCGGAACAATCACCGAGTTCTTGCACTACGCCAAACAGCTGGATAGACGAGATGTTGGAATCAGCGACGAAAAAAGCCTCCGGAAGTCAGCAAATCGTCAAAGCTCAGCGAGAGAAATGCAGCTGAATCAACGACCACAACGACACCAAAGTATGCATGCTTGCCGATCGACACGTGTGCACGTTGCAAAAGGAAAGGACACAGAGCAATTGACTGCCCTGATACAGACACACGAACAGAAGATGAAAAAGCAGCAGCTGTGCGACGTCGCCAAGCGAAAAGCCCATCACAAGGCATCAATAGGGTCGCCATCGCATAGACGAGTGGGCAAAGGATAATACTACTACAGGCCAGTGTAAATGAC
Above is a window of Rhipicephalus microplus isolate Deutch F79 chromosome 1, USDA_Rmic, whole genome shotgun sequence DNA encoding:
- the LOC119161440 gene encoding piggyBac transposable element-derived protein 2; translated protein: MTTTNMADASAGAPNPGIPASSFYGRRLEESTDALFHELDNGNLSDLEGEIDNSSDSGDDLEEPEQEHADSEEESADDVCEVPAAAWTKKKFVKPDTSFECDELPFLNTNEEMPSPWDYFSHYVPKSIFIDMAERTNQYSLLQEGRCVGTNEQEIRQLISLHLIMGVMRYPRLRLYWKPEMKTRLVASTELSRNRFEKLRNNLHIVDVSLPDPKDRFWKVRPLLDKFEARCRSLKVEERLCIDEQIVPFKGKLDIKQYVKGKPHPWGVKIFMLCGESGIVYSSLPYQGSTTRLDESLKQQYGVTGAIVSQLAHRIPCDKGHKLFFDNYFTSLPLLRMLLDKKIFAAGTIRVNRCQKCPLEPEKNLKQKGRGSSASVVSKDGKVAVTRWYDNKAVTLASNFVAIDDEDTAKRWSKKDGCYIEVKRPAVVRMYNSSMGGVDKTDFLVALYRTKIRSRKWTLRMIFHVINASVVNAWLEYRRDAVARGLTSASQLDLLDFTLSIAEALARVQSLPKARKRGRPSLSPLQPSKEAKYTENRPVRDVRYDEVGHWPIRSDSREQRCKLEGCTGQTRIMCEKCKVHVCLAKSRNCFRAFHMHK